A stretch of the Medicago truncatula cultivar Jemalong A17 chromosome 5, MtrunA17r5.0-ANR, whole genome shotgun sequence genome encodes the following:
- the LOC11409882 gene encoding seed linoleate 9S-lipoxygenase has translation MFGIFDRDHSQKIKGTVVLMPKNVLDFNAVTSVKQGGFLDAAGNVLDAAGSLVGGIIDGATAFLGRNVSMRLISATKTDANGKGLVGKEVFLEKHVPTLPTLGARQDAFSIHFDWDADFGIPGAFYIRNYMQAHEFFLVSVTFDDIPNHESVEFVCNSWIYNFKNYKKDRIFFTNDTYLPSQTPAPLVYYRQEELQNLRGDGTGQRKEWERVYDYDVYNDLGDPDEDVKLARPVLGGSSTHPYPRRVRSGRKPTKKDPKSERPGVMYVPRDENFGHLKSSDFLTYGIKSLSQDVLPLFKSVIFDLNFTPNEFDSFDEVRDLFEGGIELPTHILSKISPLPVLKEIFRTDGEQVLKFPPPHVIRVSKSAWMTDEEFGREMVAGVNPCVIRLLQEFPPKSTLDIAVYGDQTSILKKEHLEINLGGLTVEKALNGQRLFILDYHDAFMPFLEKINKNAKAYATRTILFLKDDGTLKPVAIELSLPHPNGVKYGAESKVILPADQGVDSTIWLLAKAHVIVNDSCYHQLMSHWLNTHAVVEPFIIATNRHLSVLHPINKLLDPHFRDTININGLARNALINADGIIEETFLPGPNSVEMSSAAYKNWVFTDQALPADLIKRGLAVEDPSSPHGLRLVIEDYPYAVDGLEIWDAIKSWVQDYVSLYYPNDEAVQKDTELQTWWKEVVEKGHGDLKDKPWWPKMQNIQDLIQSCSIIIWTASALHAAVNFGQYPYGGYILNRPTLSRRWIPEKGTPNYDEMVKNPQKAYLRTITPKYQTLIDLSVIEILSRHASDEIYLGERDVKFWTSDSRALQAFQKFGSKLAKIEGKITERNNDSDLKNRTGPVQLPYTLLHRSSEDGLTFRGIPNSISI, from the exons ATGTTTGGCATATTTGATAGGGATCATAGCCAAAAGATCAAGGGCACTGTGGTGTTGATGCCCAAAAATGTTTTGGACTTCAACGCCGTAACGTCTGTCAAACAAGGTGGTTTTCTTGATGCCGCCGGGAACGTTCTTGATGCTGCTGGCAGCTTGGTCGGCGGGATAATTGACGGTGCAACCGCCTTTTTAGGCCGCAACGTCTCCATGCGGTTGATCAGTGCTACCAAGACGGATG CAAATGGCAAGGGATTAGTAGGAAAGGAAGTATTTTTGGAGAAACATGTCCCCACTCTACCAACCTTGGGAGCAAGACAAGATGCATTTAGTATTCACTTTGATTGGGATGCTGATTTTGGAATCCCAGGAGCATTTTACATAAGGAATTACATGCAAGCTCATGAGTTCTTTCTTGTTAGTGTAACTTTTGATGACATTCCCAATCATGAATCCGTTGAATTTGTTTGCAATTCATGGATTTACAatttcaaaaactacaaaaaagaTCGCATCTTCTTTACCAATGAT ACATATCTTCCAAGTCAAACACCAGCTCCATTAGTCTACTACAGACAAGAAGAATTGCAAAATCTAAGAGGAGATGGTACTGGACAACGAAAAGAATGGGAAAGagtttatgattatgatgtctACAATGATCTTGGTGATCCAGATGAAGATGTCAAGCTTGCTCGTCCGGTCCTTGGAGGGTCTAGCACTCATCCTTACCCTCGAAGGGTTAGAAGTGGTCGAAAACCAACTaaaaagg ATCCTAAAAGTGAGAGACCAGGTGTGATGTATGTTCCAAGAGATGAAAATTTTGGACACTTGAAGTCATCTGACTTCCTTACATATGGAATAAAATCATTGTCTCAAGATGTGTTACCTTTGTTTAAATCTGTAATCTTTGATTTGAATTTCACTCCAAATGAGTTTGATAGCTTCGATGAAGTGCGTGACTTATTTGAAGGTGGAATTGAACTTCCTACACATATATTGAGCAAAATCAGTCCCTTACCAGTACTCAAGGAAATTTTCCGCACTGATGGTGAACAAGTCCTCAAGTTTCCACCACCACATGTAATCAGAG tCAGCAAATCTGCATGGATGACTGATGAAGAATTTGGAAGAGAGATGGTTGCTGGAGTAAACCCTTGTGTGATTCGCCTTCTACAA gaGTTCCCACCGAAAAGCACGTTAGATATTGCTGTCTATGGTGATCAAACAAGTATATTAAAAAAGGAACATTTGGAGATTAATCTAGGTGGGCTCACAGTAGAAAAG GCACTTAATGGTCAAAGATTATTCATCTTAGATTATCATGATGCATTCATGCCATTTTTGGAGAAGATAAACAAAAATGCCAAAGCTTATGCAACTAGGACAATCCTTTTCTTAAAAGATGATGGAACTTTGAAGCCAGTGGCCATAGAATTGAGTTTACCACATCCAAATGGTGTTAAGTATGGTGCTGAAAGCAAAGTCATCTTGCCTGCAGACCAAGGTGTTGACAGTACAATTTGGCTATTGGCCAAGGCTCATGTAATTGTAAATGATTCATGCTACCATCAACTCATGAGCCACTG GTTGAATACTCATGCAGTGGTTGAGCCATTCATCATAGCAAcaaacagacatcttagtgttCTTCACCCTATTAATAAGTTGCTAGATCCCCATTTCCGTGACACAATAAATATCAACGGACTTGCTCGAAATGCTCTAATTAATGCTGATGGAATAATCGAGGAAACATTTTTACCTGGGCCGAATTCTGTTGAGATGTCATCAGCAGCATACAAGAATTGGGTTTTCACTGATCAAGCATTACCGGCTGATCTTATCAAGAG AGGATTAGCCGTTGAGGATCCATCGTCTCCACATGGCCTTCGTCTTGTGATCGAGGACTACCCTTATGCAGTTGATGGACTCGAGATATGGGATGCTATTAAGTCATGGGTCCAAGACTATGTTTCCTTGTATTATCCAAATGATGAGGCAGTACAAAAAGACACTGAATTACAAACTTGGTGGAAGGAAGTTGTAGAAAAAGGTCATGGTGACTTGAAAGACAAGCCATGGTGGCCTAAGATGCAAAATATTCAAGATTTAATCCAATCATGTTCCATTATCATATGGACTGCTTCTGCTCTTCATGCAGCTGTTAATTTTGGACAATATCCTTATGGAGGTTATATTCTAAACCGTCCAACACTTAGTCGAAGATGGATCCCGGAGAAAGGAACTCCGAATTATGATGAGATGGTGAAAAACCCTCAAAAGGCATATTTGAGAACAATTACACCAAAATATCAAACCCTAATTGATCTTTCTGTGATTGAGATATTGTCTAGacatgcttctgatgaaatctaCCTTGGAGAGAGGGATGTTAAGTTTTGGACATCCGATTCAAGAGCATTGCAAGCATTTCAAAAGTTTGGAAGTAAGCTGGccaaaattgaaggaaaaatcaCAGAAAGAAACAATGATTCCGATTTGAAAAATCGAACTGGGCCGGTGCAATTGCCCTATACTTTGCTTCATCGTTCTAGTGAAGATGGATTAACCTTTAGAGGAATTCCCAACAGTATctctatttga
- the LOC112422011 gene encoding uncharacterized protein → MAVFDINVSFPTNVFAILQHLDQQQKQIFSVTLWSIWKHRNNKVWNNITDTAQDICARAGSLLTSWRNAQNIRHPSPQNPSTPNDLKWIKPSPDRFTCNVDASFSQARNRVGIGVCIRDEEGRFVLAKTEWMTPLLDVDLGEALGLLSAMHWVRDLQLGIVDFELDSKIVVDSLYGSTSGVSNFSAVINDCRRLLASDLVTSDVRFIRRQANEVAHSFARVALHHASFHIHIRIPSCISTIILYEMQ, encoded by the coding sequence ATGGCTGTCTTTGATATTAATGTCAGTTTTCCAACCAATGTGTTTGCTATCCTACAACACCTGGATCAGCAACAAAAGCAAATCTTCAGTGTGACCCTTTGGAGTATTTGGAAGCATCGAAACAATAAGGTATGGAACAACATCACTGATACAGCTCAAGATATTTGTGCTCGTGCAGGTTCTCTTCTTACTAGCTGGAGGAATGCTCAGAATATTCGGCATCCTAGCCCTCAAAATCCTTCCACCCCGAATGATTTGAAGTGGATTAAACCAAGTCCCGATAGGTTTACTTGTAATGTTGATGCGTCCTTTTCTCAAGCTCGGAATCGGGTTGGTATTGGTGTTTGCATTCGAGATGAAGAAGGTCGTTTTGTTTTAGCCAAGACTGAATGGATGACTCCGCTCCTTGATGTCGATTTGGGTGAGGCTTTGGGTTTGTTATCAGCAATGCACTGGGTTCGTGATCTGCAACTAGGTATTGTGGACTTTGAGCTTGACTCCAAAATTGTGGTAGACAGTCTTTATGGTAGTACTAGTGGCGTCTCTAATTTTAGCGCAGTTATTAATGATTGTAGACGTCTGTTAGCTTCTGATTTAGTAACCTCTGATGTTAGGTTCATTCGGAGACAAGCCAACGAAGTCGCTCATAGCTTCGCTAGAGTGGCTTTGCATCATGCTAGTTTCCATATTCATATTAGGATTCCATCTTGTATCTCTACTATTATTTTGTATGAAATGCAATAA
- the LOC11410905 gene encoding FBD-associated F-box protein At3g52670 gives MSVGGGWGERGTKIAVGGRRRHDRESGEEKRKWLRVRERGLWKTHPIEEINSYYIDIPVFENLTVLRLYWIFHVLFDWDDVMKMLQSCPKPQDFTISKWTSDSETKEDWKYPHHVPECVSSHLTTCNILHYLDVEPDFRFARYIFQNARLLQDMKIHPISYRPKRELYEELSSCPRISNYTNKWSSNYRVHLITVQCMLCLAFSVTKLLE, from the exons ATGTCGGTTGGTGGTGGATGGGGTGAGAGAGGGACGAAAATAGCAGTCGGTGGCCGGCGGAGGCATGACCGAGAAAGTGGAGAGGAAAAGAGGAAGTGGctgagagtgagagagagaggg TTGTGGAAAACTCATCCCATTGAAGAAATCAATTCATATTACATTGACATTCCCGTGTTTGAAAACTTAACAGTACTTCGACTATATTGGATTTTTCATGTCCTTTTTGACTGGGATGATGTAATGAAAATGCTCCAAAGTTGTCCCAAACCTCAAGATTTTACCATTTCGAAG TGGACAAGCGATTCAGAAACCAAAGAGGATTGGAAATACCCACATCATGTTCCTGAATGTGTTTCATCTCATTTAACAACATGTAACATTTTACACTATCTAGATGTGGAACCTGATTTTCGATTTGCAAGGTATATTTTTCAGAATGCGAGACTTCTACAGGATATGAAAATTCACCCTATATCTTATAGACCCAAACGTGAACTTTATGAAGAATTATCCTCCTGTCCAAGGATCTCTAATTATACAAATAAATGGTCTTCTAATTATAGGGTGCACTTAATAACTGTGCAATGTATGTTATGCTTAGCATTTTCTGTAACCAAATTGCTTGAGTAA